ATGTTATACATCTTCCATCCTTTTTGTCCAGTTGAGAGCCCAACATAAATACACTGTTCTGACCGGTCATCAAATTTCCCTCTCTGAGGATTGTTGTTCAACACATATCCTTGGCAACCAAAAATCTTCAAATCTGTCAAACTTGGTTCTTTGccatataacaaaaaatgaggAGATTTCCACTGCAATACCTTAGTCGGATAGATATTGAGAAGTGTAGTGGCATATAACATAGCTTCACCCCAAAATTTGACAGACAATCCTCCTTGCTTGAGTAATGCCCTCGCTACAGTAGTCAGACTTCTATGCCGCCTTTCAACCACTCCATTCTGCTGAGGTGTGTACACACATGTTTTCTGATGCGTGATGCCATGTTTTGCAAACACTAACTGTGTTGAATGCCCAACAAATTCAGtcccattatcacttctaactGTCTTGACTTTAGTATGAAACTGAGTATTTACCATTGTGATAAAACCATCTAGTAAGCTTGACACTTGATCTTTGTGTTTAAATAAAATAGTCCATATCACACGGGAAAAATCATCAACTATAGTCAACATATATCTATCACCACTAATAGATGTTTGTTTATAAGGCCCCCAACAATCAACATGAATCAGATCAAACACTTGCAAGGTCTTAATGAAACTTAATCCAAAAGAATTTCTAATTTGTTTAGCTCTTAAGCACATATCACAATCAGCAAAACTAATAATAGAACTCTTAGGCAAATTGAAAACATGTGATAATTTCTCATGTGAGATATACCCTAAACGTTTATGCCATAATTCGACATCAACATTATTGTCTATAACAGATAAAGACAAATCAATTTGGCTTACAACTTTCTGAATTACATTCCTATCAAAGGAATCTTTAGCAAGATAATACAGCCCTCTCTTCAATCTTCCAACTGCTAATCGTTGATTAAAATTCCGGCCCTGCAAGATACAATATGTGGTCCAAAAACATACTGAGACACCTTGATCTTGTAGTAGTTTACTAACTGACATCAAATTGTATTTGAATTTGGGAACATAAAGCACATTCaataatttgaaattctcaGCAAATAATACTTCTCCTTGATGACTGACTATTTGAGCCTCACCAGTTGGTAAAAATACTCTCTTAGGGACATCTAATTTGACTATATTCCGCAATAAACCAGCATTATAAGTCATATGAGTTGTTGCTCCTGAATCAATTATCCATTCATCAATGCTAAGAGAACTTAAGCCAGAACTGTTACCTGCACATGCCCCTGCAAATGCTGAAAACTCTTGTGGAAGATAGTCCTGTGTTGTTTTCCCTTTGAGTATCCTCTGTACTTCTCTATGCACTAGTTCTTGTACAGATTCTTTCTTAGCAGAACTTCCTTCACCTTCTTCAAAATCATCTACTGGAGAAAGCTCTTGTTGCTCATGAGACATATGTGCCTGATGATTAACTGGAGCTGGACCTGTAACTCTCTTTCCTTTAAACCAATCAGGATATCCTTTAATACGGAAACACTCACTCTTCTCATGTCCTCTTTTCCTGCAATAAGAACAAAATTTCTCCTCCTTGCTTTTCACCCAGGAATTAGCATTATTACCTCGATTACCGTAATTGCCACCATTATTAGTACGATTGACATTTCCAGTTTTTTGATTGCTGAAATTTCGATTTCCAATTGTTAAATTCACAAAATCATTATGAATAGAAGCAATGGAATTAGGATTCTCTGCTTTTCGATACGTATAAGCATCGAATAAGCTCTGTTAACTGGAGGTAGAGGATCCATCAACAATATTTGATCTCTCACATGATCAAACTCTGGATTTAATCCAGATAAAAATTGCATAAGTTGCTCTTCCTGGACCTGTTCCTGTACTAATTTCCTTGCCTCACAAGAACAAGCAATTGGAGGCTTCACAATAGCATATTCATCCCACATTCGTTTCATTTTATTGAAGAAATCAACCAGAGACATACCTCCTTGATTCAAGCTACAGATCTCTCGACGCAATTGAAAAATCAATGGTCCATTACTCTCGCCATATCGTTCCTCCAGTTCCGTCCATAATTTTCTGGCTGTTGGTGCATACAAGAACACATCGGCTAAATCTCTGGACATCGCATTTATAATCCAGGAAAAAACAAGATCGTTCTCCCATTTCCACTTCTTGTATGCATCTGAGGTCTTATCTGCTGGTTCTTCATCTTGAAGAATATGATTTGACTTGCGTTTGGCGCTCAGAGCGAGCAACATCGATCTCCGCCATGGTATGTAATTAGATCCATTCAAAATCGTGCTGACAATAACAAGTCCGGGATTATCATTGCTATTGTTGACAGTTGATGAATTCGAGTTTGAATTCATCATTGAATCGCCTTCTCCTTCTCTGGAATCTGAATCGCGATTGTTAGTGGAATCGCTACTTTCAGATCTCCCTTCAGGTTCACTCAAATCTTCTTCTCGTATATTCTGACTGGAATTCAACGCATCAACATACGATTTGCGCTTTCTAGTCATGAGAAATCTTTGTGATGATCATCAAAGGATCTGCCAttgttgctctgataccataaaagtgaaacagagaaaagaagaagaaaggatttCGATATATCGACATTGCTGATAAAATATCAGCTATTTATACAATAAACCCTAAGGCTAATTACAATATAACTCCTTCAACTATTTTATTCTCTAACACTGTCAGATGATATTATTGCTTTCATTTCAGGAAGAACACTAGTTTCATCAATGTATATGCCACTTGCTACTTTGTGCTGGTGGTTGCACAGATAGGATCCGTCTGCTCACGCTCTTTCCCCACACTCATCTTTAAATGAACTATAAGTTATCAAACATTAAGCATCCATGTAACCTTTGGTCAATGATGCCATCAATATGTTTGGCACATTCTACATGGAACTTTCCTGCAGCTTAGGTGGAAGGTGAAGTAGGCTCCCTTCCAAGTGGGGTCCGAGCCATCAAAGAGATACCAGTCTAAAGAGCTAGAATTCTAACATTTTTCAGGACCTATGGGCCAAGGATCAGTCTCAAGTAGATGGCTCCTTGAGGCAGCGGGCCTCCAAAAATGTAAACGAGGCATACAAAAGTTTCCTTAGGCCAGGTGAAGGTTGACCATAGAGTGCAAACATAGAAGGGAGCTTAACTGCAATACCCATCCATCGAGCAGGGACAAAAGTTGGCCTTAGTGATCCGATGGTTCCATAATTGTTGCTTTGATTAGCTACTATTTTCTTATCATTTCTTAGGATTCTGCTAGCCTAATAGCCTAAACTGATTGATCTTCGGGACCGTTTAAAGATGACATTTTGTGAtggaaaaaaacaataataattaaaGAATACATGCCTATTTACTCCTAAATGTTCATTAATCACAAGGTAAAGCTTCTGACCTACTCTTTCTGGTGTATTATCTTTTTCCCATCGCTTTGACGGGAAGGCTGTTGTTCCTATGCAGCATATCACATGTGTGACTCCCTGTAGAGAAAATTAAGATCGTATGATGGATATCGTGATACAAATATATAAGGAAAATTATATAATGAATTGAAACTAATAATTGTATTTCCAACAACAAATCAACCAAGCAGAATAGAAAACACAAGGAATGAAATGATAGAATCAGTAGAGAAACCGACTGCCCAAAACTACTATCAGTAGAGAAAACTCCACTGCCCAAGCATGAAGTCGATTTCTAACTAAATTCCCAAAAGATCCTTTCACCATCTAAACCGTTGCATATGTATAACCTATAATCCTCCTCCTTGTCTCACAAGAAACTCCAGCTAAGCCCATAAACCATGTGTCCTTTAATTcccaatttaccctttattCCCGTTATCACATTCTTTATCATCGTAGTAAAGAAAGAGGAAgcttaaaggaagaaaggaatgCAAACCTCAAATATAGATGGATCCAGATCCTCTGGGCTCCGAGTATCCCCCTTGAATACCTAGGGCAAGTTTTAACAGCTCTTTTATCATTAAGTTCTATATCCTGAGGCAAGAGAAGACTTTAAAGCAAGAAATATATTCTACTATTATATTTTCCATAAATTGGTATAGAACAATTTCTTATGCATGAACAAACAAAAGAACACCTGTAGGTTCTCCTCATCTTGTTCTCCAAACAGTGCAATTGCTTTCTCAGGGTCTCTTATTAACAAGCGCGACTTGATTTTCCGATCAAGCAATGAGGCCACTACCAACTGCCCTGAAGAAAGATAAAGATACTGATTTTTCCATAAAGCAGTGGAGCAAAACAAAAAggatgagaaaaaaaaaaaaagcagcaGAAGCAAAAGTTGTAAAcctaaacaaaaataaaatacaaacatCAAAATTTCAACATGAAGCATAGTCCAAATTACTATGCCATTTTTGTAAAGCTGCAATTTTCTGCTAAGATGCTATTCATTAGTCAAAACTATATCCTACATCATAAAACATTCATTGTGCTTCAACGTTCTAATATGAGAGCAACACAGTCTCTACATGAATCCATAGAGGATGGTTCATGATTATGCATTCCCTGCTTCTTTTGATCTAAGACAAACTTTATTTGTGAAATAATATAGTTATCCACAAGTAATCCTATAGGGCGCTACGAACAGCAGAACCAAGAGTAAATTGTATCCATGGCCCCTCAACCTAGGCCTTACTTTTTCTATGGCCTCTCACCTTCAAAACCGGACATAAAAGTTTCTGAACTTTGCCGTTTACTAACATAAAAGTCCCTTGTGAAAGTAAATCACCTCAAAATGACCTCTAACGAACCTCAAAATTGAAAAGTCCAAGAATTGAAGTTGTTAAGAACCACATTTCCCATGGAACCACGTTTCAGATTTTCCAAACATTTccagagttttctctctctaaacaccCACTAATGGTAGGTTACCTGCTATTGGAATGGTCAAAACGACCTCAAAccacctcaaaatggaaaactAAACAACCTCAAATGACCTCTAActacctcaaaatggaaaagtattaaagttgtttagaaccacaTTTCCCATGGAACCACGTTTCCGCTTTTCCGAACATTTTCAGAGCCTTCTCGCTCTAAACAGCCACTAATGGTAAGTTACCTGCTATTGGAGTGGTCAAAGGTAAGAGACTTTTATGTCCGCTTTTGAAGGTGAGGGTCATAAAGAAAGTAGGGCCTAACTTGAGGGGCCACAAATGTATTTTACTCGCAGAACCAGACCAAAAAGTTCCAAAGTTTCCCTTTTCTTATACTGAGATACGAGTATGAAAAATGGGATACATAATATTTGACTGTCAATTTTCCCTTCTTCACAGTAGTACACATATATTTCCCCATAGTCATAACATAAACATCCACTTCCCATTTATATTATCATCTCATACataatttattttcatgtatctCACAAGAACCCATGTTattctcattttcttttctatatacATACACTAACAATGAAGTTTCATTCTTGAAATACTTCCCCGTAATAACAAGGTAAAAGACAATTTCAGGCCCCTACTTTTTCACGTTTGTGCTACTAAGTCTTTCAACTTCAACATTGTTCTATTAAAACCCTTAAAAGCTTTATGCATTTGTGCTACTGTGCCTCTCaactttattttgtttatttcatcCCTAAACTTTATGATTGAAGCCAACTGAGcccatttattttatatatttattttttctttttcagctCTACACAAGCCTAAATGGTGCATACAGGTTGTGGGTGTTAAAAAGGACTTTCTGTCTACTTTATCGCATGTTGTTTGAATTGAAAACGGTCAACAGGTTTCAACTATAATGTCTAGGGGCTTAATAGAACATAGTTGAAGTTAAGGAGCCCAATAAGCATAAATACATAAAGTCTATGGGCTTAAAATTGTATTTCGCCAAATAACAAACTTATTCAAGTTTGATTATGCATTTTCTCTAGCAAATCCGTAGATATGTTCCTCTAAAACTGACTCTCACTATGAAAACAAACGTTCATTCAGGAAGGCATTTCACCTTCTCCCAACATAACAAGCAACATTTTGATCCACCACATTTTGTCATTACTAAGATTAATTAAACTACGTCATGACCAATCAAAATAGTCACATGAaacatgggtaaattacattcatggccCCTCAACCATAGCGCTACTAACATTATGGCCCCCGGACTCCATTCCTTGACATAAAAATCCTTCAACTTCGCAACATGCaacattaaagtccaaatcaacaaaaaatCTTTGAAGACTTAATGAAATGATGAGGGTAAAGTAGGTATTTAACCATAACTTGTGGTGACATGGATAAAAAAGATTCAATGATGTAGTCAAACTTGTCCAAGTCATCATTTCGTTAATTTTTTTATGGagtattttttttgttcatttaatGTAACAGAATGTAAAGTTGAAGGGTTTTTATGTCAAAAAATGAagtttgggggggggggggcatgATAGTAGTAGTCCTATAGTTTAGGGGCCAATGTTTATTTTACATAACGAAACATATGAAAACATGATTGATTGAACAATATATTtcttaggcttaatacatcaaggGCCTGTTGGCCTGAAAAACTGATTGGCATCTGAATTTACAAAGTATCTGGTTAACTCTATGATACATCCCATGATACCGACGAAATGGGAGATGACGGAGGCGGGCCAAGGGTTCGAAAATCCAGCCGAACCAAACACACTCCGGGTTGGCATAGGGATTACGTCAAGTGACTAGATTGAGTAGGATTAGGATTTCGCATTTTATGTTTAAATCGTATTCCAGTCGAACAACTTATTGCTTTCCTTATTAGAGTAGTGTTAGGTTTGTTTATTGCTTTACTTATTAGAGTAGCGTTAGGTTTTATTATCTTTAAATAGAGGGAGTCTGTAACATTAATTGGTAAGCAATCATTAATAATATCAATTCAGTTTTCTCTGGCTAGAATAGAGTTTGGTGTTCTTGATTATCTTCACGTAAAGATAATCCCTTTGATCGATTTCAAAGACGAGTCGTATCACTCTattaacttgcttaaagtaaCGTGCATTTCAATTTGTTCAAATCCTCTTTTGGCCATGTTGACTCATATCACATTAATCAAATTCAAGTTCAAGAAGTAACTGGAAACTCTGTGAGTTTCGGATGTCCATCAGTTTCTTTGGCCAAGTTCGAGGCTACTGATGTATTATGCCTATTTCTTAAATTAAACTTATGATATGCATTTCAAGCATCAGAGAGTGCATAAGCTACACAGGTTTCATACTAAACAACAATTCACACCTAGGGATTTTCTTCAATAACAAAACTGTGCTattttatccatgacagataaataaataaataaaaaaggggAGAGAAGTTATACCAACACCACCAGAGCCGCCAATAACGAGAACAAGCttggaggatgaagaagaagtaGCATTCGACTCCGAATTTGGTGACTGAATAACTTGTTCTTTCACAGCACGAACAGCTGATGAAGAAGAGGATGATGATGATACTCTTTTGGAGGTGTGAAGGCACTTGAAATAGCAGTGCCCAGAAGAGATACTCAATGGTGGAAGTGGAAGAGGATGAAGGGGAATTTCTGCTCGGAATCTCCATACTTTAGGAAATTCAGGAATCGGGGTGAGCAAGTGTTTGCAAGCCATCACTGCATTATCAGAGCAACTGACGAGCAATGGTGTCTAGACGACGAGGGTCGAATTTTGTGGctcttattaaaatataaatattttatttttatttttttggtaaataatattttattttattttaaaaagttgaattatatatttaaaatattaaaattagagAGTAACGAAAAGCAGCAGTTTGGGTGAAAGTCGCCACGAACAAATATGCAAGGGGCAGACACGGACTGTTGGCATATCATTGTAAGTATAAATCTTTTGCTTCGTTCTGGATTGGGGCGGGTAGTGTTCACGGGCCATGACACGTCTTTCTGGCATGACGTCTGGTGTGGCGATACGCCACTGATTGAATAAACGACGGGGCAGGTGTCGTCGAACTGGATGAAGCTTTCAGTAAGGGATTTTTGGAGAGAAGATGGCGGATGGGATTGGTCTCTCCTGAACACGGTACTGCCCGCGACGGTGCTGATGCAACTAGCTTCTTTTAGCCTTGACTTAATCGAAGGGGAGAGAGACGGCTGGTGCTGAAGATTCGTACAGTCTGGTATGTACACCGTTTGCTCGGGCTATCAGCAAATGTTTGATTCCCTGTAGCAATCGAATACAGCATGCTCTGATAAGGGAATTTGGAAACTGTCGGTCCCTGAACGAATACGAATGTTCCTTTGGTTAACTAAGAGGGAGGCGGTCCTCTGTAACTCTGTCCGACAGGATCGTCACTTGACATCAGAGGCGGGCTGTGCGCAATGTGGAGAAGAGGAAACACTCACTCATGTTTTTCGGGATTGTCCGCGAGTCCGAGTCATCTGGACACAATTGGTTTCTTCCCATCTGCTACAGCAGTTTAACGCCTTGTCCTGGCTGGACTGGCTAACTGTCAATTTGGACTCCCCGGCGATGATAGGCAGAATGCAGTGGCCTACTGTTTTTGCGCTAAGCCTGTGGtggatttggaagtggag
The sequence above is drawn from the Euphorbia lathyris chromosome 6, ddEupLath1.1, whole genome shotgun sequence genome and encodes:
- the LOC136233900 gene encoding uncharacterized protein, which produces MTRKRKSYVDALNSSQNIREEDLSEPEGRSESSDSTNNRDSDSREGEGDSMMNSNSNSSTVNNSNDNPGLVIVSTILNGSNYIPWRRSMLLALSAKRKSNHILQDEEPADKTSDAYKKWKWENDLVFSWIINAMSRDLADVFLYAPTARKLWTELEERYGESNGPLIFQLRREICSLNQGGMSLVDFFNKMKRMWDEYAIVKPPIACSCEARKLVQEQVQEEQLMQFLSGLNPEFDHVRDQILLMDPLPPVNRAYSMLIRIEKQRILIPLLLFIMIL
- the LOC136233899 gene encoding sanguinarine reductase, which translates into the protein MACKHLLTPIPEFPKVWRFRAEIPLHPLPLPPLSISSGHCYFKCLHTSKRVSSSSSSSSAVRAVKEQVIQSPNSESNATSSSSSKLVLVIGGSGGVGQLVVASLLDRKIKSRLLIRDPEKAIALFGEQDEENLQVFKGDTRSPEDLDPSIFEGVTHVICCIGTTAFPSKRWEKDNTPERVDWEGVRNLVSAMPSSLKKIILVSSVGVTKSNELPWSIMNLFGVLKYKKMGEDFVRQSGIPFTIIRPGRLTDGPYTSYDLNTLLKATAGQRRAVLIGQGDKLVGEVSRLVVAEACIQALDIECTEGQIYEINSVEGEGPGSDTQKWRDLFKAAQTQSSYS